From Ptychodera flava strain L36383 chromosome 3 unlocalized genomic scaffold, AS_Pfla_20210202 Scaffold_26__1_contigs__length_13983176_pilon, whole genome shotgun sequence, one genomic window encodes:
- the LOC139126153 gene encoding dorsal-ventral patterning protein tolloid-like: MDMEDSFLWKPHDCVNELRVYPTICQKDVNECLLKPGCSHSCVNTPGSYYCACPDGFMLNPENRKECTAICASDDQDSYTSELITSHVPVQCDTLVEEATCDPGISGWSDFELNSTFGYIQVSSYPPWYNINSTCYYRITVGYNKAIRLTFSYFSLRATERECLDTLVVDDVIKGTEGDVISSTQYCGHLKSLEILSISNTMNDVSKHLPADDRNARLPRFNGYLQRGSLWVQFLRLRLWKFRPPDSRTGRV; the protein is encoded by the exons ATGGACATGGAAGATTCATTCCTGTGGAAACCACATGACTGTGTGAACGAGCTGCGTGTCTACCCAACCATTTGTCAAAAAG ACGTTAATGAATGCCTACTGAAACCAGGCTGTTCTCACAGTTGTGTCAATACCCCTGGTAGTTACTACTGCGCGTGCCCAGATGGTTTCATGTTAAACCCAGAGAACCGTAAAGAATGCACAG CGATCTGTGCTTCTGATGATCAAGATTCCTATACAAGTGAATTGATAACATCGCATGTACCTGTGCAGTGCGACACGCTGGTCGAAGAAGCAACGTGTGACCCTGGCATATCTGGGTGGAGTGATTTTGAGCTGAACTCAACCTTCGGATATATACAAGTGTCAAGTTACCCGCCGTGGTACAACATAAATTCCACTTGCTATTACCGGATAACAGTTGGATATAACAAGGCCATTAG ATTGACCTTTTCGTACTTCAGTCTTCGCGCCACTGAGCGCGAGTGCTTGGACACATTAGTggttgatgatgtcatcaaggGAACCGAGGGTGACGTAATCAGCTCCACGCAGTACTGTGGACATTTGAAATCACTTGAGATATTGTCAATCTCAAACACCATGAACGATGTCAGTAAACATCTACCAGCTGACGACAGGAATGCCAGACTCCCTCGGTTTAACGGCTACTTACAGCGAGGCAG TTTGTGGGTTCAGTTCTTGCGACTCAGGCTGTGGAAGTTCCGCCCTCCTGACTCAAGAACAGGGCGAGTTTGA
- the LOC139126151 gene encoding scavenger receptor cysteine-rich domain-containing protein DMBT1-like — protein MPVDHISSRWKVPIDNFPDFRVVGDCLAKVVIYNGQVPVESNRIATLCGDFRPTVVSQASEVLVTFDTSLETNSEGFRAKYENFDLAGCGSGTRICRNPQVCTVSRGFISSTNYPNFYYANERCSWQIVAPSINNYITLIFTDFDITSTAPDCASDFVEIFDGSSRLNSLLGVYCNHNLPPPRLLSSRNSLLMQFESDSVYAGRGFSVEYHSSTFELPEGYSLKQNNDYACMEGWEKYDSSCYSFRRDNRTLRWTEAEMKCVHHGGHLVSIKTYQEMMFLHYMLTTDWFTGNSEVYIGLSDSAEESVYRWTDDSPMSYAGWYRKENNVQPSGGELEDCTKIELREVYSINHWHDVACAFNNINQYICKTPAIYRGYSPFNCCHRVTIDVHE, from the exons ATGCCAGTGGATCATATCAGCTCCCGATGGAAAGTTCCTATCGATAACTTTCCGGACTTCCGAGTCGTCGGCGACTGTTTGGCGAAGGTTGTCATATATAACGGTCAGGTGCCTGTGGAGAGTAACCGGATTGCGACGCTGTGCGGCGATTTCCGACCAACTGTTGTGTCTCAGGCTTCCGAAGTCCTAGTTACGTTTGACACATCGCTCGAGACGAACTCGGAAGGTTTTCGAGCGAAGTACGAGAACTTTG ATCTAGCTGGCTGTGGCAGTGGGACGAGGATATGCAGAAACCCACAAGTGTGCACAGTCTCACGGGGCTTCATCTCTTCAACGAACTATCCGAATTTCTACTATGCAAATGAGAGATGCTCTTGGCAGATCGTGGCACCCTCGATCAACAACTACATAACTCTGATCTTCACCGATTTTGACATCACTTCTACTGCGCCAGACTGCGCCAGTGACTTCGTGGAAATTTTCGACGGGAGCTCCCGCCTGAACTCCCTCTTAGGAGTGTACTGTAATCATAACTTGCCGCCCCCAAGACTTCTATCAAGTAGAAATAGTCTCTTGATGCAGTTTGAATCTGATTCCGTCTATGCTGGGAGAGGATTTTCCGTGGAGTACCATTCATCAACCTTTGAACTCCCAGAAGGCTACAGTCTCAAACAAAACAATG ATTATGCATGCATGGAAGGTTGGGAAAAATATGATAGCAGTTGCTACAGTTTCCGGCGAGACAATCGAACTTTGCGGTGGACAGAGGCTGAGATGAAATGCGTACACCATGGTGGTCATTTGGTTAGCATTAAAACCTATCAAGAAATGATGTTCCTCCATTATATGTTGACAACTGACTGGTTTACTGGCAACTCTGAAGTATACATTG GATTGTCTGATTCCGCTGAGGAAAGCGTGTATCGATGGACAGACGATAGTCCAATGAGCTATGCTGGCTGGTACCGTAAAGAAAA CAATGTACAGCCGTCTGGTGGTGAACTCGAGGACTGCACAAAGATTGAATTACGCGAAGTGTATTCCATAAACCATTGGCACGATGTTGCCTGTGCGTTCAACAATATCAACCAGTACATCTGTAAAACGCCCGCAATTTATCGAGGTTATTCACCCTTCAATTGTTGTCATCGGGTCACCATTGACGTTCATGAATAA
- the LOC139125728 gene encoding low-density lipoprotein receptor-like: MKDRVVAGRFDCEVGWILKDGVCFASFLLHYVSEENADGICQNHGADLVRVESEAIIPFLMQILSFDPRETVVYVGHAKEEAVVGSETLSLENDTCKVITRSSANEYELVFGVDTCDTIFDGVICHKSATDSPSNGDCPDTHFHCSNGECILRIFVCDGRTDCSDGSDEETCNGAQCPDGSFTCDNGQCISMSVYCDFIHNALIVLMKSTAESSGNAKYEFTSLSTVYPSCNDDEFACDNGQCISSRKRCDLIRDCVDGTDEETCVGQCNSGFQCYDGTCLPSHAICDGYIDCQGSDHEDEPQTCDYTFSDLSCKIDEFRCDKGFCISKRLLCHYEFDQFHIQLGCRDVTHLMHCDMYDCPTSTYKCPNAYCIPLHMRCNDVADCPNGEDEDGCDEYTCPGAHKCLDRDYCVSLTRVCDGVKDCSHGDDEFECDKVCPDVCICDGLSYSCEGSDINLSLIPGNIRKLNLTGQLGLFSRRKRQIDKDVQYDLTAADLQDFPFLGVL, encoded by the exons ATGAAAGACAGAGTAGTGGCTGGCCGTTTTG ATTGTGAGGTCGGATGGATTTTGAAAGACGGAGTATGCTTTGCGTCATTTTTGCTTCATTATGTCAGCGAGGAAAACGCGGACGGCATATGTCAAAACCATGGAGCCGATTTAGTCCGTGTTGAAAGCGAGGCCATCATACCCTTCCTAATGCAAATTCTAAGTTTTGATCCCCGTGAAACTGTCGTTTACGTCGGTCACGCAAAAGAAGAGGCTGTAGTGGGCAGTGAGACACTAAGTTTGGAAAACGACACGTGTAAGGTTATCACAAGGTCAAGCGCAAATGAATACGAACTGGTCTTCGGCGTTGATACTTGTGACACGATATTTGACGGCGTCATATGTCACAAATCAGCGACTG ATTCTCCCAGCAACGGCGACTGTCCCGACACACATTTTCACTGTTCTAATGGTGAATGCATTCTGAGAATATTTGTGTGTGATGGACGAACGGACTGTAGCGATGGTTCAGATGAAGAAACATGCA ATGGAGCGCAATGCCCCGATGGAAGCTTTACGTGCGACAACGGTCAATGCATCTCAATGAGTGTTTACTGTGATTTCATCCACAATGCATTGATCGTTCTGATGAAATCAACTGCG GAATCATCAGGAAACGCTAAATATGAATTCACTTCTTTGTCTACAGTGTACCCAAGCTGCAATGATGACGAATTTGCATGTGACAATGGTCAGTGTATATCATCGAGGAAACGTTGTGATCTGATAAGGGACTGTGTCGACGGTACTGACGAAGAGACCTGCGTCG GCCAGTGTAACTCTGGTTTCCAGTGCTATGACGGAACATGTCTACCTTCTCATGCCATTTGTGATGGTTACATAGACTGCCAGGGTTCTGACCATGAAGATGAACCACAGACGTGCG ATTACACATTCAGTGACTTATCTTGTAAAATCGACGAGTTTCGTTGCGACAAAGGATTTTGCATATCAAAGCGTCTACTGTGTCACTATGAATTCGACCAGTTTCACATACAACTAGGCTGTCGTGATGTAACCCATCTGATGCATTGTG ACATGTATGATTGTCCGACTTCGACGTACAAATGCCCGAATGCCTACTGCATACCACTGCACATGCGCTGTAATGACGTAGCGGACTGTCCAAATGGTGAAGATGAGGATGGTTGTG ACGAATACACATGCCCAGGTGCTCACAAATGTTTGGACCGAGACTACTGCGTATCGCTTACAAGGGTTTGTGATGGTGTCAAGGATTGTAGTCATGGAGACGACGAATTTGAATGCG ACAAAGTATGCCCAGATGTTTGCATCTGTGATGGTCTAAGCTACAGTTGTGAAGGAAGTGATATAAATCTGTCGTTGATTCCTGGTAATATCCGTAAGCT GAATTTGACTGGACAGTTGGGTTTGTTTTCCAGACGAAAACGGCAAATAGACAAAGACGTGCAGTACGACTTAACGGCTGCTGACTTACAGGACTTTCCTTTTCTCGGTGTACTGTaa
- the LOC139126027 gene encoding G-protein coupled receptor GRL101-like, giving the protein MVFTALENLRTLEIKNSSIAILEETIFDPLVNLLHLDMRQNPLTTFSIDLLYELKQLQILKSDKYLFCCLTGNSLVECTPQPNEFSSCKDLLREQVLRFFMWGLGISALLGNCGVLVWRAVSRNKTNVNSLLISNLALADMLMGVYMIIIASVDQYYRDEYISTTKNGEAVTCVSSLVSWHRCRVKYRFSR; this is encoded by the exons ATGGTGTTCACAGCACTAGAAAATCTCAGAACATT agaaattaaaaacagtTCGATTGCGATATTGGAAGAAACGATATTTGATCCCCTGGTTAATCTTCTCCATTT AGACATGCGACAGAATCCCTTGACGACATTCAGCATTGATTTGTTGTATGAGCTGAAACAACTGCAAATTCT GAAGTCTGACAAGTACCTGTTCTGTTGCCTGACAGGCAACTCTCTCGTCGAATGCACACCGCAGCCAAATGAATTTTCGTCATGCAAAGATTTACTGCGAGAACAGGTTCTGCGTTTCTTCATGTGGGGCCTTGGCATCAGTGCTCTGCTGGGAAACTGTGGCGTTCTCGTTTGGCGAGCAGTGTCTCGAAATAAAACGAATGTAAATTCACTCTTGATAAGTAACCTGGCTCTGGCCGACATGCTTATGGGCGTGTACATGATTATCATAGCATCAGTAGATCAGTACTACCGTGATGAGTATATCTCCACGACGAAGAATGGAGAGGCAGTTACCTGTGTCAGTTCTCTGGTTTCCTGGCATCGCTGTCGAGTGAAGTATCGGTTTTCACGCTga